GCTCTTAAGTCAGATTTTGCTCTGAAAGATCTAGGAAAACTCAGTTATTTCTTAGGTATTGAAGTGTCTTGTGTGAGCAACGGGATCATTCTGTCTCAAGCCAAATATGCTGATGATATTCTAAGGAGAACAGGAATGATGAACTGCAAGCCGGCCAATACACCCATGTGCGTGACAGAAAAATTATCAGCGTTTGAAGGACCAACGCTTGGAGTAGAAGATGCAACTCGGTATAGGAGTATTGTTGGGGCACTTCAGTACATAACTCTCACAAGACCGGATATCTCTTTTGCAGTTAATAAAATCTGTCAGTTTCTGCATGCTCCAACTACAACACACTGGACAGCAGCCAAGCGGATACTAAGGTACATCAAGCATACTGTGAAACTAGGGCTGAGAATAGAGAAATCCTCGTCAACTCTTGTGAGTGGTTTCTCAGATGCTGATTGGGCAGGATGCGTCGATGACAGACGCTCAACAGGAGGGTTTGCTGTTTTCTTTGGGACTAATCTCGTTTCATGGAGCGCTCGTAAACAAGCTACTGTGTCTCGGTCAAGCACAGAAGCAGAATACAAGGCCATGGCAAATGCAACGGCCGAAATCGTTTGGGTACAATCGCTTCTTCAGGAACTTGGGATAAAATCTCCTCCTGCAGCTATGTTGTGGTGTGATAACATTGGTGCGACCTATCTATCAGCGAATCCAGTGTTTCATGCTCGTACAAAACACATAGAAATTGACTATCACTTCGTCCGGGAAAGAGTTGCACAGAAGCTTCTGAATGTTCGGCTTATTGGAACAGGTGATCAAGTGGCAGATGGTTTTACCAAGCCGCTGACAGCTAGCAAGTTGGAAGAATTCAAGAGCAATCTTAACCTAGGATCACCAGGCTAAGATTGAGGGAGGATGTTAACATGTACGATGTCTTATTTGTAACAACCAACATCAAATCTGTTATGGTTGAGATATAGGTTCTAGAAGAGGTAGTTTGTTGTACGAGCTGTTGTAATCCGGTCAAGTAGTTGTAGTCTATCTCAACCTTTAACAGATTTGGATGTGTATCTTGTAAGCCACGCAAGGGGCGTTTTCTTGCCTATTTAACAAAGGTGCGGCCTCCTACGGGAGGTTCAACGCTTCCCAAAACTTTCACAACCCCCACCCCGCCTCCTTCAAGATCTCACTGATGCCTTCTTCCTCAAATTCGGCCTGAGCTCTCCTGCCTCCCACTTGGACCTAATGCCGCATCACCGCCCTCAACCACCGCAACACTAACCACATCAAATCCTTTGCACCGCCACCAACCCCACCCACCGGTTGTCCTCCACCGCTTGACTAGTGACGTTATCACCACCTGGCTATCACCATCCTTAGCCCACTACCACCCTACATTCATCCCCCTAAGTGGGGTACCGCCGAACCCTAACCCAGATCTATCGCAGGAGAGCTCACCAGAGGACTTGGTGGCTGTTGAAGAAGTTCGAGGGAGCAGAATCTGGTTTTGCCTTGTTCCTTcattctctttttccttttttcctccTTTGCAAAATTTTAGAAATTGATTTGGCTGAGCAGTACGGTGCAGAAATCCCCACAAGTCACCGGGCGCCGCGCCGAGCGCGGAGATGGAGCCATCAGATCCCAGTGCTAAGAGGAGGCCAAAGAAGCTCATGGTAACCCACGCAGGATCTATAACTCATAGGCAAGATGCGCCACCACCTGATGCTAGGGGTGAAGAAGAAGGTATTGATCACATCAGTAGCCTCCCGGATGCAATCCTTGGCGACATAGTTTCCCTCCTATCCATGAAGGAAGGTGCGCGCACCCAAATCCTATCCTCCCGGTGGCGCCACACTTGGCGTGCTGCCCCTCTTGTCCTTGACGGCACTGAACTCACTCCCAAGGGCCTTCTTAGAACCGATGAGATGGACCTCGCTGCTGATGACAAGGCCCTTGCTAGCACGGTCTCTCGCATCCTCTCTACCCACCCAGGCCCTGGGCGCCGCTTCTGCATCCCAGCGCACCACCTCTTCGAACGACCCACCACTGTTGACACCTGGCTTCGCTCTCCGGCACTCGACAATCTCCAGGAACTTGATTTCTGGGATGATGGGATATATGGGTTTCTTCGACAGTTTGCACCGGCATCCCCACCGGCATCTGCTTTCCGGTTCTCTGGCACCCTCTGCGTTGCTACCTTCGGCAAATGCCAGCTCCCAGATTGCTTGGTGGAAGGGATTCACTTTCCCAACCTCAAGCAGCTCGCCCTTGAATATGTCAGTATCTCGGAGCACTCACTGCACGCCATGATTTCCAGCTGCCCTGTGCTGGAATGTCTACTTCTTCGCCTCAGCTTTGGGTTTGGCTGCCTCCGGATAAGCTCCAGCAGCCTTAAGAGCATTGGTGTGGGTACTAATCGGTATCGTAACCAACCCCAGTTACGGGAAATCATCATTGTCGATGCCCCATCTCTTGAAAGGTTGCTTTTTCTTGAATCATACATGTCCATCTATGTATTTGTGATCGCAGCACCTAAACTTGAGACCTTAGGTTCTCCCACTGATGGGATTGATGGGTTAGATCCTTGCAGGATCGCGTTTGGAACGACCACTATTCAGGTAGCTGCAGAATTCTTGCTTCTTTGTCACCAAAAGTCTGCTGTCTGCATTTGCTGGTGGCTTTATGTTTTGTTTCTTGCTTGGTTTAGGATTCGCAAGTCATTAACATGACGACGGTGGTGCGCAATGTCAAGATTCTAGCTGTGAAATCAAGGCATATAAATCTTGATATGGTGCTTGACTTGATGAAATTCTTTCCATGTCTGGAGAAGTTGTACATAAAGGTGACAGTTCTGCACTACAACCTGTAATGTTCAGCTTTTCTTCTAATTGACATGCATGCCGTTGTTCCAATCCTTGTTCCAGAATGGTTGATGGTTTTTCTCTCCTATTTTGTTCTGCAGTGTTGTATTTCAGGGGATATGAATCGGTGGCGTCGCAAGCAGAGGCAATTCATTAACTGCTTTGACATCCACCTAAAGACAATAGTGCTGCAGGAGTATCGAGGCACCAGATCACAAGTCAACTTCGCCTCGTTCTTTCTACTGAATGCAAAGAAGTTAGAGTCGAGGACGCTTGAGGTTGACAACAGACTTGCCAATGACACGTTTTTCATAGAACAGTATACGATGCTTCATATGGAGAAAAGGGCTTCAAGGACTGCTAGGTTACAATTTACAACAAAAAGATGTCGCCGCAATGCACATGTCAACCATGTTCGCGATTTAGCTATAACCGATCCCTTCGAGTGTAGATGCTGATCGACTTTGGCATTGGCTTTTGCCCATTCCAATATCATGTGGTGTTTTATGGACTACTAGAACCAAGGTAGTACTTTTTTTAATTCAGATGTCTTAATAGCAACAACAATGCTAGGTATTTTCTGTTGTAATGAATCGTCCAATATGCCTTCACTACTACAGTAAAGGATCTTTGACCGGGTTTCTAACTCCATGTAGTCCCGGATGTGGAACCATGACTACGGCTCCTAAGGGTCCGTGACGCTAAAAGAACTTCGTACCCTATAGGATTTGAAGCCAAGATCTCTTGCCTCGCGTATAGCTTTCTTGTCACCCCACCTACGCAACACATGCGGCTTTAGTTGGGATGCTATCATTTTGAGCTAATCTGTGAAGAACTCTTTAGTCCGGGTAGGTGTTACCGACCAGGACTAAATGTCCCTGCCACCTCCAACCCTTCCCCTGGCCACCCACCCAACTAAAGTCTTCGTTAGTCATGGACCCAACAGCAGTCGAGACTAATAATGCTAAATGTTAAAGATCAAAGACTATTTTTGTACTGGTGATTCATAAGTTATCCTAATATAAGTCTTGATATTCACAAATCATAATTAGTTATTATTGTACTACATAATTATATATGTGAATTGAGTTCTTCTAATTACAGGTCCACTCTACAGGTTATCCTAGTGTTGTCTGCTATGGTGTTGCTCACTACTAGAATCTAGGACGTTCCCTGGTGCCAAGAACATACGGGAAAGAGCTGGAAACGCGTGGAAAATCCTTTCCTTAGTGCTAACAATGGGAATTATTAGCCACTCGAGAGAGAAAAGTCAGGAGTGTTTGTATCTCAGTTTCCCAGATAACATATCCCTCAGTTAGGAATATGATTACCTACTCTTAGCTGCATGCTTAGCAGCTGATACCACCATGTTTTTTTAGTTGAGACTCTAACGGAAGCTAAGGGTCTGCTATCTTCTCTATTTACTCACAACTAGTATAATGCCAGTCCTAACGCTACAACAATATTTGATAATATAAACAAAAGAACCAGAAAGGAAAATTGGTTCCATAGCATTGAAAAATCATCGTTTCTGGAAAGGCAAAAATTGCCCTGGAACACTGTTAAAAGGTGGACTTTGCTGAAAGCCACTAAAAAAGTTTATCTTTGGTAAAAGCCATTATAAATACATACTCATTTGCTGAAAGACAGCATAGCTCATATAAGTCACAGGACATGTAAATCTGGACACGAATACCCGATCTTCAAATAGATCAACTAACAGCAATGGGGGCATATCCAACTATAGAAAAATACATGGTTGATCCATATTTCAGATTCAGCAATACCAACGGTGGGGATGCGCACTGGGAAGGCGGCTCTCCTGGCCACGGCGCCAACGGTCGGGTCATCGGTGATGGCCTGGAGGAGGACAAGGAACTAAGCCTTGAGGCGCAGCCCCTCGGGGTTCAGGGTGCAGGGGAGGGCGGTGAGCTCAAGCGTGGCAGGCCTCACGCGGCGAGCCCCGGGACGCTGTTCGAGCACGTCTGGGACGCGGTCCCATGCGGCAAGCCCTGAGTCGGCACGGCGCTGCAGGTTGAGGAGCGCCGCGCGCAGGGCCTCAAacagtgcggcggcggtggctgagAGTAGCAATGCTGAATAACAAATGACTCGTGGGAAGATAAGGCCCCAAGGGGCGAAACTGCCATTTCCTGTGGCTGTCCAATTGAATATATGAAAATAGTGCTAAGGGTGTATTGAGCAAATGCATCTAGTTTAATCGTGTCCTTCAGCATAGATGTAAAATTTTAGTGGCTTTCAGCAAAGTCCACCTTTTAACAATGTCCAAGGGCAAATTTTGCATTCCCGAAAATACCACCAATAGATCGCAGTTAAGTAAAATACCACTCAAAGATTTCTGTTCCAAAAAACACCATTCCGTTAACTTTTGCAATGAACCggtcattttttttcttatagtCATGTGGTCCCGCATGTCAACCTCTCATCTAGTCATGCTCATTTTTTCCTCATGTTCTTCCTTCTTCCGCCCCACGTATCCATTCGTTCCCTGCATACCTGCCCCGCTCCGCCCGTCCCTTGCCACTTGCCCACTCCGCCCACCCATGCCTGCCACGCGCCGCCGACTTTCGCAAAAACGCTCGCCACAACGCCAACCTCCGCAGTCTGCACCGGCGCTCGGCTCCATCCACCCCTGCATGTCCTGTTCCCTTGGCCTCCGCGCCCTGTTGGAATTTGTGCTTGGCCCAATGAACATTTataattccaaataaatctcaaaggcccaaATGTGTGCACGAGGAAGTAAGTTAGTGGTGTAATTTTTTACTCCCACCTAGCTAGTTGAAGTGGAGGATTACCAACATAAATATGGAAGTTGTCTTCACCTCTCCAAGCTATGTGTGTGGGGAGAGAAGGGAAGCTCCACAAGCGTGCGCTTGCTCGTCTCGCCTCGCCGGGAGAGGTGGGGCAGGGCGGAGCGAAAGGCGTGGGCTCACAACATCCACATGAATGGTCTGATGGCGTGGGCTCACAATGTCCACGTGAATGGTCCAATGTCCATGTGAATGGTCCACTGAAATCCGGCTCCTCGCCTTGTGGAGGTGTGATTTGCTTTTGCTATTTCATTTTTTGGTTACTTGGCCATTAAGTTTACTAGATATGGATGGTCTAATCAGTTGCCTAATCAGATTATGGTCCGATCACGTTGCGAGGTTGTGGGATCTCCTATATACGACCTATCGGCCTTCACCAAAAATGAATCTAAtttgagttagggttttgcctcttATCACTGTTGCACCACCTTCGTAGTCTGCCCCATCTCGAGTGCCAGtgtgcaccggcgaacgggatAGCAGGTCTCTGGAACCtttcgctcttgtgatcctgcactgagagagagagagagagagagcgaaaAAGGTTTTTTGGGAAGAGCCGAGCATGACTGCTCAAAGATCTTCATCAtggctcgtcctccgtccatGTCAGGCGCTACGGCGAATCGCCATCTGCTGTGCTCCATCTTTAAGAATGTCTTCGTTCGGTCAGCGTCGTTCGTCTTCCTGAAGGTAAAGACTCAGTATATACACTGTTGTTTAATCCAGCTCTTAAACATGTTTTTTGAGATGATGATCATGCTATGTCTTATTGCTAGTATGATAGAGTGGTTCATGCTAGATCTAGTCACgtttatggtttatttattttGGAATTTAATCATACTATTGCCTAATACttcaacaatccaaaaaccttatACTTGGCAATCTGTTGAATTTACAATGGTGGGATTTGCAGATGCACTGAGGCCAGAAATTTTTTCTGGTGTGCACTTTAAGAGATGGCAAGTCAAGGTCTGTCTCTGGTTTACTGTGATGCAAGCATGGTAAGCAAGTCTTTGTATTCCATCAGGTGAACATTCTCCTAAGGAGAGGAAGAAGTTCATGGATGCCAACAATCTCTACATGGGCTACATCATAAGTATTCTTGTTGATCGTCTGGTTGATGTGTACAtgctgttgtcggtcaaaatccaccggcgagtagcgacaggcaacacgaagagccgggaggctgccggggcgctggctggccctggtccctcggtcaacggcccagatcctggcacacgccgatgcttccggagatgcagggcgtgccacctgacctatacccgatcaggaaggtgcaaacgtgctttcgacgatttgcctatatgcacaaacacgtgtaaacattagtctgaGCCGTGGTCAGCTTCCCGGGACGACTCTtacatcggctttaaagagccgatcgagtcccggtgtcagatcagatctgcatatctggatattaatagataaagcaaataactgcaaaaactacttcaattagatctagttaatctaatccacgatgataaaagcttcactgctagatcggaacatcctacacatagttaggcctaacgagcgtaatagataaccaaacattatccagaatagaggcctaagaataagcaaaagccgattcccggatcaatccctattaagatcaagtcaaatcatctaatacgttgccggatcgtccaacccgtttgcaaggcctagaCTAGCAtatattaagccgattcttacgtataagaacaaaccataaaagattagatctactagatagaaaagaagcagggtgttatatCTACAtgactaactctatgcaacgagaattagtataagattaatacTTGATCacacagagataacatgatattcgtagatgataaacaacaagagcatgatagatctactaaaggtcatgctacgaataccaggataactagcactactcgccataaaaaacgcttcagtacgagtaataccaatgtaaaagtaagaacaatgctgccctgatcacaagaagtgatcagggtagcatggcgcttacttggatgaaatcctaagattaggggtggcggtgtgccgagaattgttgttgcgagacgtgatgacattcttcctttacgaatgtcataggatacatatttatagtccggagacttggaaaacaatctaaactaatgtgtccatattggactctatctctaactcaaactgaacttaAACCTAAAGGTACATGGCCCAGATGGCCCGAACgcccacgcaggagccgattcgtaagcctccatTAATTTCtacattaagcccaactcacttgcggcccattaattaaccctgttaatttatggcgataacacatgcccccctggttttggcaatgataattccaaaaccatctcattgcttcatcttcctattgatgctcattaaaacgcACTACAACCACCAcagaagacgcaacgtctctgcagctGGCTCCTCACAGAATGTGAAAGTGCCGAttcatcttccattttttttctatttaatctcaccctgaATCGACTCCTTTCACCACAAACTCGTCTTCCTCTCTCAGCCAAACAGCGCAGAGCACCCAAACCTCCTGTAGCCATGGCAAtctcctcctctggctccaatTCCATCGGCTCCCCTCTTTCCCCCTCTTCCTCGAGTTCCTCCATCTGCTCCCTCGACCCCATCTCCGAGAGCCGACGCCGGAATACAACCCGACGGCAGCGCacgaggcgctcgctcctctacattgggatgcagaggagttcgactttggGGTCGTCTCTGAAGACGACGAACCCAAGACCAACGGCgaggacctccggctcctgttctaggaagagctggaggagagTAACGACGACCACTTCTCCTGGGACAGAgtcgattcctcctcggaagaggaaatCGACTCCTCCTCTGACGAAGATGTCCCGATGGCCGGAAGTGCCTTCCGATTCCTCggctcctccgaggaggacatcAAGGAGgaaagcaacggcggcggcggctagagcAGCGACGACGAGGCCAGCGATGGCAGCAGCGCCGACAAGAGTGGCGGCAGCAACGACGACGGTGACGACAGCGACGGTGGAAACGTGTCggcgcgaagccccaagcgccataGGCACCTAGGTACCTACaggtggtagatgtaggtagtactTTAGGAATAGTACTGTAGCGTAGATTGAGCCGAAGGATCCGcccctttgtcaaatcggctcttcctCTTGTAAAAACTTTATCTTTAATGAATAAAGTTCCTTATCACTTAATTGCTTGCTCGGACAACCctccaaaagccgatggcactGCATCGGGCTTTACCAATATCCAAGAGCCAACGAAATTCAAAACTGGAAGTAACCCGCATAAGAACAAAACATCACCCCACTCTGAATTCGACTCGAAATAGATATTCCAAATTCGAGCGCAATTCGAGAATCCCTCTCCATAAGTTCGAGCAAAAACTCACAGTATTCAAAACTTGAACCAGAGCCcgcaaaacaaccaaaccctaagttagcagatctgaaccatggcggacttTGAAGCTCAAACAGCGAGATCTCCAATCGTAGATACGGCAATcctcggcctgaaggtaatattcagcatGTCCTTTCAACTTTCCTCAGCTCCGAAtgaattaaactctgaaatatgacaccatatatAAATTTCTAAATTTCTGAAcaccaggtgtcagacatccttttgccgcatccttccaatcccaaatccttttgtATTGGCCCACGAgtttatgaaaatcccacagatttaatctcctgtgaagcaaatagaatccccTTCGTAAGTCAAGACATTAATTtaaattcctgggccgactgcttaagagcctggcctaatccacccgaGAGCTGGATtgcatggtatagcagagtagcaaaaacctatatgcccttgtggcaagaattgAACATAGCTGACGCACTCAGTTTATCATTATCCCCCCttgataaagatgaaaaccttcttaaaaccatcggctatttctagtCTGACACTCTGAACTGCtttctctttggtcatggacccatgacccctactctgctagatgttaccatgattactGGCCTAAACATTAGATCCCCTAATCCTGCAGCccacagaatggtagaagtccccttcaaactttcatccaaggcagactgcacaaactggagtacttacatgaaccagcacatgaagacaaaaggtccagtaactaaaaaggaacacacagcctttttaaatctttggttagaacattttattttctgtggtccttccttagctccaactaagaattaccttcctttggcttaccatctggctcatggcaaccgcaccagcctaggcaaactttttctcggAGAAACATATAGATGTCTCTATTTGATGACAACTAGTttgctcagccaaaggaaactcagaactggaggcccttggtggttcattcagttatgggcacaactctacttccagcatcagattccaaacttttaaagcctagccaagaattccttccccgACGAGAATGTGAAGCaaattagatgcaccagctatggccaagctctattcagcctccctggcagtaaactgaactcgACAGATtcagcaaactggtttagagttttctacaaaggtctagaaaatcccctctactttccattcactgaatttgaagcctttgagaacccaactatcTTCTGGCtggatagctttgccgatgacgacggcactcggcatctgtattccctaatgatccgacctggcttcatcCCTGTTGGCATAAGTAATTCCaatagaatcatcaaaccaggttatgaaacctatcaaccagtcgtagcagctcggcaatttggcttaggacaagtccctccccacttccatattcaccacttggtggagagtagagccgatttaCCCGAtggtcttaccagttcaagatgctacaacatgtttgacaacctccacattTCAGTACCAGCCGATTTGTCCTTTACTCCCTCGTCAATCGGTTTtaacacatggtggggaatgtggaaaactcatgtattcagaagagctttaggccctctacagcagcaaattgatcctgaatacgcaatccccgaggaagaggtactgaatccgtGCACCTATTTTTCTAAGTCCTCTACCACATTACTTGGCTAACcctgctcaccttgcttacagcaacaagatgatccagaacccatgaccagtgaCGGGGAGCCATTCTACTTCCTTCCAACCGcccctgatgttcttttttgcaaggagtcaccgccaatgaagaaagtaataatgactGCTCAGCTAGACTCACCCCAGTCGGCTTCTAAGCGGAGACAAACCTCTGGAAGTGCTGCCCCCGAGTCccgactaagaaaaggaagatcatcacaagacgagtcatcaagaaaacagtacaaccttCCCCGAATCTATCagaatccaacaccaaccaggtaattcatctcTCCGAAACTTCTTCCTTACGCATATATATTCTGGATGATTGTAATCCTATTTTCAGGATGCGGCTGGAGACACCCTCAGTACTGGAAGCCCAGCACAACAGGGAACCACCGTTCATGAAGTCGACACTGGAATAGCCGAagtccaagaacagcaagaatcaACCATCGAACCAGCAGAAATTCGCAGCGAAAGAACTGCAACAGCTGATGTGCTGATGGAAGCTCAACTCGGAACTCCCGATGCTCCGATGGAGGTGCATGACGAACAGGCTGACATAGCCGATGCCCCTATTGTCGCCTCAAACCCAACTGAGCCGATCACACCTGGACCGACCATTGCTTCTtcctcagaacaggtaacactacACGAGCCGATTTtaaatcagccgataactccattGATGCACCTTGTTCCAAAACTAACTCTAATATCTCCACaggcttcaatatttcagatttgctctcctttgacccagcatcaatgggtctgatcgcCCCTGGAGCGAAAGTACCATCATCACAGTAGCCAATTAGTACCCTGGTTGACTattccagtgaaataaagaaaatcctcgagcagatagaatcccaactcccagagtcacttcaggtcaagctctggccagccggccatcttcccttatttcgggcagaggtgaaagcaacacaacagagaatagaactacgtcattctcaaattcctctgaaagccgacatc
This portion of the Panicum virgatum strain AP13 chromosome 2N, P.virgatum_v5, whole genome shotgun sequence genome encodes:
- the LOC120659832 gene encoding F-box/LRR-repeat protein At3g26922-like, with protein sequence MEPSDPSAKRRPKKLMVTHAGSITHRQDAPPPDARGEEEGIDHISSLPDAILGDIVSLLSMKEGARTQILSSRWRHTWRAAPLVLDGTELTPKGLLRTDEMDLAADDKALASTVSRILSTHPGPGRRFCIPAHHLFERPTTVDTWLRSPALDNLQELDFWDDGIYGFLRQFAPASPPASAFRFSGTLCVATFGKCQLPDCLVEGIHFPNLKQLALEYVSISEHSLHAMISSCPVLECLLLRLSFGFGCLRISSSSLKSIGVGTNRYRNQPQLREIIIVDAPSLERLLFLESYMSIYVFVIAAPKLETLGSPTDGIDGLDPCRIAFGTTTIQDSQVINMTTVVRNVKILAVKSRHINLDMVLDLMKFFPCLEKLYIKCCISGDMNRWRRKQRQFINCFDIHLKTIVLQEYRGTRSQVNFASFFLLNAKKLESRTLEVDNRLANDTFFIEQYTMLHMEKRASRTARLQFTTKRCRRNAHVNHVRDLAITDPFECRC